From the genome of Campylobacter concisus, one region includes:
- a CDS encoding KdsC family phosphatase: MIEIIFLDIDGCLTDGKIIYNANGEELKFFDVKDGYAIESWLKLGKKVAIITGRKSAIVERRAEDLKINHVYQGVGDKFEVASEILKFEGLSFKNAAAIGDDYNDYKILNAVAWSFKPKDAIKELDVKTKLKHKGGNGAVREMIELIIKSENLYDEWSKRWL, from the coding sequence ATGATAGAGATTATTTTTTTAGATATTGATGGGTGCCTGACTGATGGCAAGATCATCTACAATGCAAATGGCGAAGAGCTTAAATTTTTTGATGTAAAAGATGGCTACGCGATAGAAAGCTGGCTAAAGCTTGGTAAAAAAGTAGCTATCATTACAGGCAGAAAGTCAGCCATCGTTGAGCGAAGAGCAGAGGATCTAAAGATAAATCACGTCTATCAAGGTGTTGGTGATAAATTTGAAGTGGCGAGTGAGATATTAAAATTTGAAGGGCTTAGCTTTAAAAATGCAGCAGCTATCGGCGATGATTACAATGACTATAAAATTTTGAATGCAGTTGCTTGGAGCTTTAAGCCAAAAGATGCGATAAAAGAGCTTGACGTAAAGACAAAGCTAAAGCATAAAGGTGGCAATGGCGCGGTTAGAGAGATGATCGAGCTTATTATAAAATCAGAAAATTTATATGACGAGTGGTCTAAGCGTTGGTTGTAA
- the yihA gene encoding ribosome biogenesis GTP-binding protein YihA/YsxC, whose product MIRPLGAKFITSSPSIKEAPSFVTSEVVFLGRSNVGKSSLINTLVNQKNLAKSSSTPGKTQLINFFEAEFCEQKDEQEEKDKFKLILVDLPGFGYAKVAKSKHDEWRKNLDEFLKFRSDIRLFIHLIDARHFDLDIDVNVDAYLKSFLRADQKILNLYTKSDKLNQSQKSAVMKFDPSGILVSTLNKSGIEKAREAIINNALGR is encoded by the coding sequence GTGATAAGGCCACTAGGTGCTAAATTTATCACATCAAGCCCAAGTATAAAAGAGGCTCCAAGCTTCGTAACAAGCGAAGTTGTCTTTTTGGGGAGATCAAATGTTGGTAAAAGCAGCCTCATAAATACACTTGTAAATCAAAAAAATCTAGCCAAAAGCTCATCGACTCCTGGCAAAACTCAACTTATAAATTTCTTTGAGGCTGAGTTTTGTGAGCAAAAAGATGAGCAGGAAGAAAAAGATAAATTTAAGCTCATCTTGGTTGATTTGCCAGGCTTTGGCTATGCAAAAGTAGCAAAGTCAAAGCATGATGAATGGCGTAAAAATTTAGATGAGTTTTTGAAATTTAGAAGCGACATAAGGCTTTTTATACATCTAATTGATGCTAGGCATTTTGATTTAGACATAGACGTAAATGTAGATGCTTATCTAAAAAGCTTTTTAAGGGCTGATCAGAAAATTTTAAATTTATATACAAAAAGCGATAAGCTAAATCAAAGCCAAAAGAGTGCGGTAATGAAATTTGATCCAAGCGGTATCTTGGTCTCAACTCTTAATAAAAGCGGTATCGAAAAGGCTAGAGAAGCTATCATAAATAACGCTCTTGGTAGATAA
- the lptA gene encoding lipopolysaccharide transport periplasmic protein LptA, whose translation MGRRKSAILAVILGFTFLNAEQVEITSNDFFADENKQTSEFIGNVNIKKGSFDELKADKVVVYFDKKRQPVKYVATGNARAKIFIKDKHYDGKGNTLTYEPAKQIYTVSGNGYLHEVETDKNVYGEKIVVNQKDGTYSVNSDEKKPVKFIFQVEEKDK comes from the coding sequence ATGGGTAGAAGAAAATCAGCGATTTTAGCGGTGATATTGGGTTTTACATTTTTAAATGCAGAGCAAGTTGAAATCACATCAAATGATTTTTTTGCAGATGAGAATAAGCAAACTAGTGAATTTATAGGTAATGTAAATATCAAAAAGGGCTCATTTGATGAGCTTAAGGCAGATAAGGTGGTCGTCTATTTTGACAAAAAACGCCAACCTGTAAAATATGTAGCTACTGGTAATGCTAGAGCAAAAATTTTTATAAAAGATAAGCACTATGATGGCAAAGGCAATACTCTTACATATGAGCCAGCAAAACAGATCTATACTGTTAGTGGAAATGGCTATTTACATGAGGTAGAAACTGATAAAAATGTTTATGGCGAAAAGATCGTTGTCAATCAAAAAGATGGCACATATAGCGTAAATAGTGATGAGAAAAAACCTGTTAAATTTATCTTTCAGGTAGAGGAAAAAGATAAGTGA
- a CDS encoding LPS export ABC transporter periplasmic protein LptC has protein sequence MVVKIFYFVVAIFSVVMIFLAAQDPYLANVLKIDTKISNMQINDVIDYEINSTKISGVYEADELNRYNDKDEFLSFKAKILRGNLKHFLSSDKAISQNDEIIFQKNANYENNDSLRFISDEVIYGTKTKIVRSEANFTLIRNNDKALGESGSYDLAKKQTQVKGLRAWVEENQRF, from the coding sequence TTGGTTGTAAAAATTTTCTACTTCGTCGTGGCAATTTTTAGTGTCGTGATGATATTTTTGGCGGCCCAAGATCCATATCTTGCAAATGTTTTAAAGATTGATACAAAGATATCAAATATGCAGATAAATGACGTGATAGATTATGAGATAAATTCCACGAAAATAAGCGGAGTCTACGAGGCTGATGAGCTAAATAGATACAATGATAAAGATGAATTTTTGAGTTTTAAAGCAAAAATTTTAAGAGGAAATTTAAAACATTTTCTAAGCTCAGACAAAGCAATCTCACAAAATGACGAAATCATCTTTCAAAAGAATGCAAACTATGAAAACAACGATAGTTTGAGATTTATAAGTGACGAAGTGATATATGGAACAAAAACAAAAATAGTAAGATCTGAAGCAAATTTCACGCTCATAAGAAATAATGATAAGGCACTGGGTGAGAGTGGAAGCTATGATCTTGCTAAAAAACAAACGCAGGTAAAAGGGTTAAGGGCATGGGTAGAAGAAAATCAGCGATTTTAG
- the mrdA gene encoding penicillin-binding protein 2: MRMRIVFSVIALFWIILLGRIYHLSINSNTYYNEIAEQNAIKTIYIPPVRGIIFDAHDKPMAVNRLGFSVSIRPHLSANKKVKILDNELAYIGSLFSDLNVTKLKNEYIKNDSAYNQDFINVVEFIDYDKFLPFFASLSLRENLEIRPASKRHYPYNDLASHIIGYVGRANQKDMDNDPLTKLTNYIGRSGVERFYNPILQGIQGFKKIKVNALNEEIEQINYQAPQSQNIKLAVDLELQQFVADVFGKDAGSVIVMSLKDGAIIAAGSFPEYDLNPFVLGISQPEWEELVKNVDHPFTNKLINGLYPPGSVVKMGMALAFLDNGMSKYDSFFCSGSYELGGRKFRCWNSHGHGNVNMNTAIRESCDDYFYKGSQKIGIDAIVPILERMGFGRKTEVDLPNEFVGTLPSREWKMRKYGKAWFQGETLITSIGQGNFLVTPMQVAKYTAGLATGLNITPHFLKSIDGKDVDFTPTDDAFTPFEKSQLPAIRHAMYEVANHPRGTANRHFIGSFVKVAAKTGTAQVVGISQTEKKRMKEEDMAYLQRSHAWMTTYAPYEDPQYVITMVIEHGGHGGSAAGPKIAQIYNKLVEMGYINLEKIQSDQNKKQDNKKK, encoded by the coding sequence ATGAGAATGCGCATCGTCTTTAGTGTGATCGCTCTTTTTTGGATTATACTTTTGGGACGAATTTATCACCTAAGCATCAACTCAAATACTTACTACAACGAGATTGCAGAACAAAACGCGATAAAGACTATTTATATTCCGCCAGTTAGGGGTATCATCTTTGACGCACATGATAAGCCAATGGCTGTTAATCGTCTTGGTTTTTCGGTATCCATTAGACCTCATTTAAGTGCTAATAAAAAGGTAAAAATTTTAGATAATGAGTTAGCTTACATTGGCTCACTATTTAGTGATCTAAATGTCACAAAGCTTAAAAATGAATACATAAAAAATGACTCAGCTTATAACCAAGATTTTATAAATGTGGTCGAATTTATCGATTATGATAAATTTTTGCCATTTTTTGCATCACTTTCTTTGCGTGAAAATTTAGAGATAAGGCCCGCTTCAAAACGCCACTATCCGTATAACGATCTAGCTTCTCACATCATCGGCTATGTCGGTAGGGCAAATCAAAAAGATATGGATAATGATCCTTTGACAAAGCTTACAAATTATATTGGAAGAAGTGGTGTGGAACGATTTTATAATCCGATCTTACAAGGAATTCAGGGTTTTAAAAAGATAAAGGTAAATGCCTTAAATGAAGAGATCGAACAGATAAACTATCAAGCACCACAAAGTCAAAATATCAAGCTTGCAGTCGATCTTGAGCTTCAGCAGTTTGTGGCTGATGTCTTTGGTAAGGATGCAGGAAGCGTTATCGTTATGAGTCTAAAAGATGGTGCTATCATAGCTGCTGGTAGCTTTCCAGAGTATGATCTAAATCCATTTGTGCTTGGAATTTCTCAGCCTGAATGGGAAGAGCTTGTAAAAAACGTCGATCATCCTTTTACAAACAAGCTAATAAACGGCCTTTATCCGCCAGGTTCTGTCGTAAAAATGGGTATGGCGCTAGCGTTTTTGGATAATGGCATGAGTAAATACGATAGTTTTTTTTGTAGTGGCTCATATGAGCTTGGAGGGCGTAAATTTCGCTGCTGGAACTCTCACGGACATGGAAATGTTAATATGAATACGGCAATTAGAGAGAGCTGTGATGATTATTTTTATAAAGGTAGTCAAAAGATAGGAATTGACGCTATTGTGCCGATACTTGAGCGTATGGGATTTGGTAGAAAAACAGAGGTTGATTTGCCAAATGAGTTTGTGGGGACTTTGCCAAGTAGAGAGTGGAAGATGAGAAAGTATGGCAAAGCATGGTTTCAAGGCGAGACCCTCATTACTTCTATCGGCCAGGGAAATTTCTTGGTCACGCCTATGCAAGTGGCAAAATATACAGCAGGCCTTGCAACTGGGCTAAATATTACTCCACATTTTTTAAAGAGCATTGATGGCAAGGATGTTGATTTTACGCCAACAGATGATGCTTTTACGCCGTTTGAAAAATCACAACTACCAGCCATTAGGCATGCAATGTATGAAGTAGCAAATCACCCAAGAGGAACGGCAAATAGGCATTTTATTGGAAGCTTTGTTAAAGTTGCCGCAAAGACCGGTACTGCCCAGGTCGTTGGAATTTCTCAAACTGAAAAGAAACGTATGAAAGAAGAGGATATGGCGTATTTGCAAAGATCCCATGCATGGATGACTACATATGCGCCCTATGAAGATCCGCAATATGTCATCACAATGGTTATCGAGCATGGTGGCCATGGCGGAAGTGCGGCTGGGCCAAAAATCGCTCAAATTTATAATAAACTCGTTGAAATGGGATATATAAATTTAGAAAAAATCCAAAGCGATCAAAATAAGAAACAAGACAATAAGAAAAAATAA